The Haloarcula laminariae genomic sequence TCGTTCCCATGTGGATGATCGCGTCGGCGTTCGCCTTCGACAACGCGCCATACGTCTCACCGGCGTCAAGGAGGTCGGTCGTGATGTACGTGTCCGAGATGTCCTCACGACGTTTTCCCCGAGCGATGTTTGCTGTTTCGTACCCGGATTCTTTCAGATGGGCGAGGATTTCTTGCCCGATTTTGCCGTTACCGCCGGTTACCGCGACTGTCGAAATCGACATCGTACACAGTTTACCAAACCAGGGTAATAAAGCCTATCTCCCAGAGCGGTTCGCAGAAATATACAGGGCGACAAACACTTGATAGATGCCGAGTTGAGCTAGAGTTATCACCCGAGTCGACAAACTATATAAGCCAGTCACATGAGAGTCGACTATGGTAGAACTATCACTAGTGTTGCCTCCGGAGCCGGACAATCGATGGCAACTCGCCAAACAGATGGGGGTAACCAGTGCAGTCGTCCACCCACTGGAAATCGGCGATGGCACACAGTTCTGGACGTACGACGAGCTGCTCGGACTCCACCAGTGGTTTACCGACGCCGGAATCGACATCGCTGTCATGGAGGGGAGCGTTCCGCTCACGGACAAGACGAGGCTCGGGCTCGACGGCCGTGACGAGGAGATAGAGTCGTTCCAGCAGTTCCTCCGCGACTGTGGTGAACTCGATATCCCCGTCGTCTGTTACGACTGGATGGCGGGCATTCGATGGGCACGAACGAAGGCACACGTCGATTCTCGCGGCGGATCATACGCTACCGCGTTCGACAACGAACAGATGGGTGGTGGTCCGACTCACCCAGCCACGTCGGTTTCGGCGGACGAGCTCTGGGAGAACCTCGAATACTTCCTCGAACGAGTCGTTCCCGTCGCCGAAGAGGCGGGCGTCAAACTCGGACTCCACCCCGACGACCCGCCCCGAGCGGACGTTCGCGGAGTCCCGCGCATCATCAACAGCGTGGAAGCGTACGACCGAGTGCTCGACATCTACGACAGTGTCCACAACGGCGTCACGTTCTGCCAGGGGAACTTTGCGGCGATGGGCGTCGATATTCCCGAAACAATCCACCACTTCGGCGACCGAATCAACTTCGTCCACTTCCGCGATGTCGATGGGGACGCGGACGCGTTCGTCGAGACGTGGCACGACGACGGCCCGACGGATATGTTGGCTGCGATGCAGGCGTATCGGGATATCGGCTTCGACGGTCCGATGCGACCGGACCACGTCCCGACGATGGCCGGCGAGTCGAACGATAACCCCGGCTACCACACCAAGGGGCGGCTGTTCGCCATCGGCTACATGAAGGGGCTCCTCGAACAGACGGATGAGTGAGGCACCAGTAACGCGGCTCGTCGATTGTCACTGTCACACCGGCGAGGGACCGCTGTGGCATCCGGACGAAGCGCGACTCTACTGGGTCGACATTCCGCGAGGAATCCTCCATCGGTACGACCCGGCGACCGACGAACACGAGCAGTGTTACGAGACTGCAGTGATTGGGGGGTTTACCATCCAAGCCGACGGCTCACTGCTCCTCTTCGAGGGGTCTGGACGCGTCGAACGGTGGCGAGACGGCCGAACGGAGGTCGTCGTCGACGACATCCCCGAGGAGCGTGACTCACGGTTCAACGACGTCGTAGCAGACCCCCAGGGGCGAGTCTTCTGCGGCACGATGCCGACCGAAAACCGACTCGGACGACTGTACCGTCTCGACCCGGACGGGACTCTCACGCAGGTACTGAGGGGCCTCGACATCCCGAACGGGATGGGATTCAGCCCCGGGCGCGAGCGGTTCTACGTGACAGAGTCCGTTCCGGGGAAAATCTACGTCTTCGATTACGACGAGTCGACCGGGCGGATATCGAACAGAGAGGTGTTTCTCGATCTTTCCGAGGAGGAGGGCGTTCCCGACGGGCTTACGGTCGACGCGGACGGCTACGTCTGGTCCGCCAGGTGGGACGGGGGTAGCCTCGTCAGATACGGACACAGTGGAGTCGAAGACCGGCGCGTCGAGTTCCCGGCTCGGAAAGTATCGAGTGTCACGTTCGGCGGTCGAGATTTCTCACGTGGGTTCGTCACGACTGCACTGGGTCCAGGCGACCAGCCGGCCGGCGCCAGGGAGTCAGAGGGCGACGGTGCGGGAGCGGTCTTCGAGTTTCAGCCGGAGGTCGGCGGCCTTTCGCCGTATCGCTCACAGATACTCCTGTAACGGCTTCAGGCGGTAAAATCGGGTTAGAAACCTAGCTGACGCGGAAAACAGGTGACGGGGAGTAGAAATACGACAGCTCGAAGAGACTCAGATTGGCCGCGTCTCACACTTGAACTCGTCTATTGTCAATTCGGTGTATCCTGATATACAGCTCAGTCTGTGATACCGTTCGAAAGGAAATAGCTCGGATATCTACGTGAAGTCGCCGGTGATGGGGCAATCCCCAGCGAGATTAGGGCCCCGATAGCCGCTATTCCGTTATACGGAACGAATTTTTCCACGAGCCATAGGATTACAGTCGTATGGCTGTAATCCAGAGATTTCCGTTCCATATTACGGAATATTGTGTGATAATACCTACCACGAGCCTGGCCCCGTCATTGCTCTCGGGTTACTGTGACAT encodes the following:
- a CDS encoding mannonate dehydratase; amino-acid sequence: MVELSLVLPPEPDNRWQLAKQMGVTSAVVHPLEIGDGTQFWTYDELLGLHQWFTDAGIDIAVMEGSVPLTDKTRLGLDGRDEEIESFQQFLRDCGELDIPVVCYDWMAGIRWARTKAHVDSRGGSYATAFDNEQMGGGPTHPATSVSADELWENLEYFLERVVPVAEEAGVKLGLHPDDPPRADVRGVPRIINSVEAYDRVLDIYDSVHNGVTFCQGNFAAMGVDIPETIHHFGDRINFVHFRDVDGDADAFVETWHDDGPTDMLAAMQAYRDIGFDGPMRPDHVPTMAGESNDNPGYHTKGRLFAIGYMKGLLEQTDE
- a CDS encoding SMP-30/gluconolactonase/LRE family protein, with the translated sequence MSEAPVTRLVDCHCHTGEGPLWHPDEARLYWVDIPRGILHRYDPATDEHEQCYETAVIGGFTIQADGSLLLFEGSGRVERWRDGRTEVVVDDIPEERDSRFNDVVADPQGRVFCGTMPTENRLGRLYRLDPDGTLTQVLRGLDIPNGMGFSPGRERFYVTESVPGKIYVFDYDESTGRISNREVFLDLSEEEGVPDGLTVDADGYVWSARWDGGSLVRYGHSGVEDRRVEFPARKVSSVTFGGRDFSRGFVTTALGPGDQPAGARESEGDGAGAVFEFQPEVGGLSPYRSQILL